The following proteins come from a genomic window of Gossypium raimondii isolate GPD5lz chromosome 5, ASM2569854v1, whole genome shotgun sequence:
- the LOC105768833 gene encoding glycosyltransferase BC10, with amino-acid sequence MGGDMQMLPGSSHRPALKRPVWIIFFVSLVSLFLACSYIYPPHGDAACYVFSSKGCKAVTDRPLPSPARELTDEEFASKVVFRDILHIPRIQPKYSKIAFMFLTPSSLPFEKLWDRFFCGHEGKFSVYVHASKEQPVHVSRYFLNREIHSDKVGWGKISMVDAERRLLAHALKDPDNQQFVLLSESCIPLHSFDYVYDYLMHANMSFVDCFFDPGPHGHGRYSKHMLPVVEKKDFRKGAQWFSIRRQHALVVMADSLYYSRFRDYCKRGFDGKNCIADEHYLPTFFHIIDPGGIANWSVTHVDWSERKWHPKSYRARDVTYELLKNITSIELSVHVTSDEKREEQVQACLWNGVRRPCYLFARKFYPETLHKLMKLHNF; translated from the exons ATGGGTGGTGATATGCAGATGTTGCCAGGGTCTAGCCACCGCCCTGCTTTGAAGAGGCCCGTATGGATTATTTTCTTCGTTTCGTTAGTCAGCCTTTTTCTAGCTTGTTCTTATATCTATCCACCACATGGCGATGCTGCTTGCTACGTATTTTCTTCTAAAGGTTGCAAGGCCGTTACTGATCGGCCTCTACCTTCTCCTGCAAGGGAACTAACTGATGAGGAGTTTGCATCTAAGGTGGTTTTTAGGGATATTTTGCATATACCTCGCATCCAGcctaaatattctaaaattgcATTCATGTTCTTAACTCCAAGTTCACTGCCTTTCGAGAAGCTTTGGGATAGGTTCTTCTGT GGACATGAGGGGAAGTTTTCTGTTTATGTTCACGCATCAAAAGAACAACCAGTTCATGTGAGCCGTTACTTTCTTAACCGAGAAATTCACAGTGATAAG GTTGGGTGGGGGAAAATTTCTATGGTTGATGCAGAGAGAAGGTTGTTGGCACATGCTCTAAAAGATCCAGATAACCAACAGTTTGTGTTACTTTCTGAAAG TTGTATTCCCTTGCATAGTTTTGACTATGTCTATGACTATCTGATGCATGCTAATATGAGTTTCGTTGACTG CTTTTTCGATCCTGGACCACATGGACATGGTAGGTACTCAAAGCACATGTTACCTGTAGTAGAAAAGAAAGACTTCAGAAAGGGTGCGCAG TGGTTCTCAATCAGGCGGCAGCATGCTCTGGTAGTTATGGCTGACAGTCTTTACTACTCAAGGTTCCGCGATTACTGCAAG CGTGGTTTTGATGGCAAAAATTGCATTGCTGATGAACATTACTTGCCAACTTTTTTCCAT ATTATAGATCCTGGTGGTATTGCGAACTGGTCAGTAACACATGTTGACTGGTCTGAGAGAAAGTGGCACCCTAAATCCTATAGGGCTCGGGATGTTACATACGAGCTACTGAAGAATATTACG TCAATTGAGTTGAGTGTGCATGTAACAAGTGATGAAAAG AGAGAAGAGCAGGTACAGGCCTGCCTATGGAACGGTGTCCGACGACCATGCTACCTATTTGCTAGGAAATTCTATCCAGAAACCCTACATAAACTGATGAAGCTTCAcaatttttga
- the LOC105769059 gene encoding pentatricopeptide repeat-containing protein At2g34400 — protein sequence MQKAKGSSNLVSRQITILSETHFHQSFAEKLLSLLKKCTSTKLLQQIHTQMLVNAIQKPNFLLSKIIDLKNFAYASLLFSQIPQPNDYAFNVMIRGLTTAWQNYPATLHFYYQMKFLGLKPNKFTYPFLFIACANLLQLTHGQLAHSSVFKLGLDADSHTTHSLITMYARCSELGSARKVFDEITDRDLVSWNSMISGYSKMRQASEAVGLFGKMREEGFVPDEMTLVSVLGACGDLGDLSLGMWVEGFVVKHKIQLSSYIGSALVDMYGKCGDLVSARRVFDGMLGKDVVTWNAMITGYAQNGMSDEAIKLFHGMNDAGVNPDKRTLAGVLSACASIGALELGKWIDAYASQRGLQHDIFVSTALVDMYAKCGSLDDARRVFENMPIKNEVSWNAMISALAFHGRSQEALSLFERMSTEGTDACPNDVTFVGVLSACVHAGLVDEGWRYFNLMNLSYGLTPKIEHYSCMVDLLSRAGKLYEAWDFIEKMPEKPDAIVLGALLGACQKSKNLDLSEKVMLLLLQMEPSNSGNYVISSKIYAKSRRWDESAQMRALMRHRGVSKTPGCSWLDIEGQLHEFLAGDDLLYHSSELHQVFELLNVEMKREGYIPKVD from the exons ATGCAGAAAGCGAAAGGCTCTTCGAACCTGGTTTCCCGCCAAATCACCATTCTTTCGGAAACCCATTTTCACCAATCTTTTGCAGAGAAGCTGTTATCCCTGTTAAAAAAATGCACGTCCACCAAGCTCTTACAACAAATCCACACCCAAATGCTCGTCAATGCCATTCAAAAACCAAACTTCCTTCTCTCCAAAATCATTGACCTCAAGAACTTCGCCTACgcttctcttctcttttcccaAATCCCGCAACCCAACGATTACGCTTTCAATGTCATGATCCGTGGCCTTACCACCGCATGGCAAAACTACCCTGCAACTCTTCATTTCTATTATCAAATGAAGTTTTTGGgtttaaaaccaaataaattcaCTTACCCTTTTCTGTTTATTGCGTGTGCTAATCTTTTACAGCTGACCCATGGCCAGTTAGCTCATTCCTCCGTGTTTAAACTTGGCTTGGACGCTGATTCTCATACTACTCATTCTTTGATAACTATGTATGCCCGTTGTAGCGAATTGGGTAGTGCTCGTAAGGTGTTTGATGAAATAACCGACAGGGATTTGGTGTCATGGAACTCGATGATTTCGGGGTATTCTAAAATGAGGCAGGCGAGTGAGGCGGTGGGATTGTTTGGGAAGATGAGAGAAGAAGGATTTGTACCTGATGAGATGACATTAGTCAGTGTTTTGGGGGCTTGCGGGGACTTGGGGGATTTAAGTCTAGGGATGTGGGTGGAGGGGTTTGTTGTGAAACATAAGATTCAATTGAGTTCATATATTGGGTCTGCTTTGGTTGATATGTATGGAAAGTGTGGGGATTTGGTATCGGCAAGGAGGGTCTTTGATGGAATGCTGGGGAAGGATGTGGTCACCTGGAATGCCATGATCACTGG GTATGCACAAAATGGAATGTCAGATGAAGCAATCAAGTTGTTTCATGGCATGAACGATGCAGGAGTTAACCCAGACAAAAGAACATTGGCCGGAGTTCTTTCAGCATGTGCCTCAATTGGGGCCCTTGAATTGGGCAAATGGATTGATGCATATGCATCACAAAGAGGCTTACAACATGATATCTTTGTTTCTACTGCATTGGTTGATATGTATGCTAAGTGTGGGAGCTTGGATGATGCACGAAGAGTATTTGAAAACATGCCTATTAAAAATGAGGTTTCATGGAATGCAATGATCTCTGCTCTTGCTTTTCATGGGCGATCTCAGGAGGCTTTATCACTATTTGAGCGCATGTCAACTGAGGGTACGGATGCCTGTCCAAATGATGTGACATTTGTGGGAGTACTTTCAGCATGTGTGCATGCAGGATTGGTTGATGAAGGCTGGCGGTATTTTAACTTGATGAACTTGTCATATGGGTTAACACCAAAAATTGAGCATTACTCTTGCATGGTTGATCTTTTGTCACGTGCTGGTAAACTTTATGAGGCTTGGGACTTCATTGAGAAGATGCCTGAAAAACCAGATGCAATTGTATTGGGAGCACTACTTGGTGCCTGTCAAAAGTCCAAAAATCTTGATCTTAGTGAGAAGGTGATGCTACTTCTTCTTCAAATGGAGCCTTCAAATTCTGGAAACTATGTTATCTCATCAAAGATATATGCGAAATCAAGAAGGTGGGATGAATCAGCACAAATGAGGGCATTGATGAGACATAGGGGTGTCAGTAAAACTCCTGGTTGTAGCTGGCTTGACATTGAAGGTCAACTTCATGAATTTCTTGCCGGAGATGACTTGCTATATCATTCAAGTGAGCTTCATCAAGTGTTTGAGTTGTTGAATGTGGAGATGAAGAGGGAAGGATATATTCCAAAGGTTGATTAA
- the LOC105769060 gene encoding peptidyl-prolyl cis-trans isomerase CYP59 isoform X2, whose product MSFNLQKLFEALIKYYHGCLFHTVQKDFTAQTGDPTGTGSGGDSVYKFLYGDQARFFGDEIHHDIKHSKTGTVAMASAGENLNASQFYFTLRDDLDYLDGKHTVFGEVAEGLETLTRINEAYVDEKSRPYKNIRIKHTHILDDPFDDPPQLSELIPGASPEGKPKDEVDDDVRLEDDWVPMDEQLGASELEEVLRAKDAHSSAVVLESIGDIPDAEIKPPENVLFVCKLNPVTEDEDLHTIFSRFGTVVSAEVIRDYKTGDSLCYAFIEFETNEACEQAYFKMDNALIDDRRIHVDFSQSVAKLWSQYRRKDQQKGKGGGCFKCGAIDHVAKDCTGGPSTQLQNSKYILKDENAQHGGDNSSRYEMVFDGDAPETPQQGKMDLSHEFDGNERRYKINRNSSHTMEGKDFNDKDKQRNRSRDYRADMSRSGGWRDEKHLKDQFDGERHVDRQRGRDEQSHRKSSSNIRGDDRRGDAGNRKRYADDNSPPNRRQDEHRKRSRDDDAYTDKKGESDYLKKYADSNRRDSRNESSYRRSGANDHGHKDRREERTDRHRRTESDDDHDRDRRWHRRTESDDDHDRDKRSRGDRKR is encoded by the exons ATGTCCTTTAACCTGCAAAAACTTTTTGAAGCTTT GATTAAGTATTATCATGGGTGTCTGTTTCACACTGTTCAGAAGGATTTTACTGCCCAAACAGGGGACCCTACTGGGACTGGCTCAGGTGGAGACTCCGTGTATAA attCCTTTATGGTGATCAGGCTCGATTTTTCGGCGATGAGATTCATCATGATATAAAGCATTCCAAGACCGGCACTGTTGCAATGGCTAGCGCTGGGGAGAATCTTAATGCTTCCCAG TTCTATTTCACACTTCGGGATGATTTAGACTATCTTGACGGGAAGCACACA GTCTTTGGAGAAGTTGCTGAAGGATTGGAAACTTTGACCAGGATTAATGAAGCTTATGTAGATGAGAAGAGCAGGCCATATAAAAATATCCG AAtcaaacacacacacatattAGATGATCCTTTTGATGATCCTCCCCAGTTGTCTGAGTTGATTCCTGGTGCTTCCCCTGAAGGAAAACCAAAGGATGAG GTTGATGATGATGTTCGGCTTGAAGATGATTGGGTTCCCATGGATGAACAACTAGGTGCTTCGGAGCTTGAGGAGGTTCTCCGTGCAAAGGATGCCCATTCGAGTGCAGTTGTACTTGAAAGT ATTGGGGATATTCCTGATGCTGAAATTAAGCCTCCTGAGAATGTTCTATTTGTTTGTAAATTGAATCCAGTTACTGAA GATGAGGACTTGCATACTATATTTTCTCGTTTTGGAACCGTTGTATC GGCTGAGGTAATCCGTGATTATAAGACTGGAGACAGCTTATGCTATGCTTTCATTG AATTTGAGACCAACGAGGCATGTGAACAAGCATATTTCAAG ATGGATAATGCGTTGATTGATGACAGAAGGATACATGTGGATTTTAGTCAAAGTGTTGCAAAACTTTGGTCCCAATACAGGCGCAAGGATCAACAGAAGGGTAAAG GTGGAGGTTGTTTTAAATGTGGTGCTATTGATCACGTTGCTAAGGATTGTACTGGGGGACCCTCAACCCAGTTgcaaaattctaaatatattttaaaggatGAAAATGCACAGCATGGTGGAGATAATAGCTCAAG ATATGAGATGGTATTTGATGGGGATGCTCCTGAGACTCCTCAGCAAGGAAAAATGGATCTGTCCCATGAGTTTGATGGCAATGAGCGCAGATACAAAATAAACAGGAATAGTTCTCATACTATGGAGGGGAAAGACTTCAATGATAAGGATAAACAGAGAAACAGAAGTAGAGATTACAGAGCGGATATGAGCCGATCTGGTGGGTGGAGAGATGAGAAACATCTTAAAGATCAATTTGATGGAGAAAGGCATGTAGACAGACAAAGAGGAAGAGATGAGCAAAGTCACAGAAAGAGTAGTTCAAATATTCGCGGTGATGACCGGAGAGGTGATGCAGGTAACAGAAAGAGATATGCTGACGACAATAGTCCTCCAAATAGAAGACAAGATGAGCACAGAAAAAGAAGCCGTGATGATGATGCCTACACTGACAAGAAGGGTGAAAGTGATTATTTGAAGAAATATGCGGATAGTAACAGACGAGATTCGAGGAATGAGTCGAGTTACAGAAGAAGTGGTGCAAATGACCATGGCCATAAAGATCGGAGGGAAGAACGGACAGATAGGCACCGGAGAACTGAAAGTGATGATGATCATGATAGGGATAGAAGATGGCACCGGAGAACTGAAAGTGATGATGATCATGATAGGGATAAAAGAAGCCGAGGTGATAGGAAGAGATAG
- the LOC105768831 gene encoding uncharacterized protein LOC105768831: MGCSLSCRSSSCGVKNMIRVVHLNGLVQDFDHPVSVSEVTGTDRPPKQFLCTPAQLLSDCSQLGLQPDTILQAGHIYFLLPYTTLQSDVSHVSLASIARKLTAKAKSTKPNSSTQPASTPLWPSPDSGLVSCGAQRLSRMRPWKPVLDTIREKSFNRRSESDLQEGNLVQNV; the protein is encoded by the coding sequence ATGGGTTGTAGTTTGTCTTGTAGATCATCATCGTGTGGAGTGAAGAATATGATCCGAGTGGTTCACCTGAATGGGTTGGTACAAGATTTTGACCACCCTGTTTCGGTGAGTGAAGTCACTGGCACCGATCGCCCACCAAAGCAGTTCCTTTGCACTCCAGCTCAACTCCTTTCCGACTGCTCCCAGTTGGGTCTTCAACCTGATACTATTCTTCAAGCTGgccatatttattttcttctaccTTACACCACTCTGCAGTCTGATGTGTCTCATGTGTCTTTGGCATCTATTGCCAGAAAGCTCACTGCCAAAGCCAAGTCCACCAAGCCCAACTCCTCCACTCAGCCTGCCTCCACCCCGCTCTGGCCCTCGCCTGATTCAGGGCTTGTGTCTTGTGGGGCACAAAGGTTGTCCCGCATGCGTCCTTGGAAACCTGTCTTGGACACCATCAGAGAAAAATCATTTAATCGCCGAAGCGAATCGGATTTGCAGGAAGGAAACCTAGTCCAAAATGTTTAG
- the LOC105770612 gene encoding uncharacterized protein LOC105770612 — MRKLKFHEKKLLKKVNFLEWKREGGHRENLILHRYHVTGRDDYKKYSSLCRMVQKLVNILKQMDPRDPFRIEMTDLLLEKLYNMGVIPTRKSLALCDRLSVSSFCRRRLSTVLVHLKFAEHLKEAVTYVEQGHIRVGPETVTDPAFLVTRNMEDFITWVDTSKIRRKVLEYNEKLDDYDAMN, encoded by the exons ATGAGGAAGCTAAAGTTTCATGAGAAAAAACTGTTGAAGAAAGTAAAttttttggaatggaaaagagaAGGTGGTCACCGGGAGAATCTCATTCTGCATCGTTATCATGTCACTGGTCGTGACGATTATAAGAA ATATTCCAGTTTGTGCCGGATGGTCCAGAAATTGGTGAATATATTGAAGCAGATGGATCCTCGAGACCCTTTTCGGATCGAGATGACTGATTTACTGTTAGAGAAACT ATACAATATGGGCGTAATCCCGACCAGGAAAAGCTTGGCTCTATGCGATCGGTTATCAGTGTCATCTTTTTGTAG GCGTAGGCTCTCAACTGTGTTGGTGCACCTAAAGTTTGCAGAACACTTGAAAGAAGCAGTCACGTATGTTGAGCAGGGACACATTCGTGTCGGTCCAGAGACAGTGACAGACCCGGCATTCCTTGTAACAAGGAACATGGAAGACTTCATTACATGGGTAGACACATCGAAAATACGGAGGAAGGTGTTGGAATACAATGAGAAGTTGGATGATTATGATGCAATGAACTGA
- the LOC105769060 gene encoding peptidyl-prolyl cis-trans isomerase CYP59 isoform X1, whose amino-acid sequence MSVLIVTSLGDIVVDLFTDKCPLTCKNFLKLCKIKYYHGCLFHTVQKDFTAQTGDPTGTGSGGDSVYKFLYGDQARFFGDEIHHDIKHSKTGTVAMASAGENLNASQFYFTLRDDLDYLDGKHTVFGEVAEGLETLTRINEAYVDEKSRPYKNIRIKHTHILDDPFDDPPQLSELIPGASPEGKPKDEVDDDVRLEDDWVPMDEQLGASELEEVLRAKDAHSSAVVLESIGDIPDAEIKPPENVLFVCKLNPVTEDEDLHTIFSRFGTVVSAEVIRDYKTGDSLCYAFIEFETNEACEQAYFKMDNALIDDRRIHVDFSQSVAKLWSQYRRKDQQKGKGGGCFKCGAIDHVAKDCTGGPSTQLQNSKYILKDENAQHGGDNSSRYEMVFDGDAPETPQQGKMDLSHEFDGNERRYKINRNSSHTMEGKDFNDKDKQRNRSRDYRADMSRSGGWRDEKHLKDQFDGERHVDRQRGRDEQSHRKSSSNIRGDDRRGDAGNRKRYADDNSPPNRRQDEHRKRSRDDDAYTDKKGESDYLKKYADSNRRDSRNESSYRRSGANDHGHKDRREERTDRHRRTESDDDHDRDRRWHRRTESDDDHDRDKRSRGDRKR is encoded by the exons ATGTCTGTTTTAATAGTGACGAGCTTAGGCGATATTGTGGTGGATTTGTTCACAGACAAATGTCCTTTAACCTGCAAAAACTTTTTGAAGCTTTGCAA GATTAAGTATTATCATGGGTGTCTGTTTCACACTGTTCAGAAGGATTTTACTGCCCAAACAGGGGACCCTACTGGGACTGGCTCAGGTGGAGACTCCGTGTATAA attCCTTTATGGTGATCAGGCTCGATTTTTCGGCGATGAGATTCATCATGATATAAAGCATTCCAAGACCGGCACTGTTGCAATGGCTAGCGCTGGGGAGAATCTTAATGCTTCCCAG TTCTATTTCACACTTCGGGATGATTTAGACTATCTTGACGGGAAGCACACA GTCTTTGGAGAAGTTGCTGAAGGATTGGAAACTTTGACCAGGATTAATGAAGCTTATGTAGATGAGAAGAGCAGGCCATATAAAAATATCCG AAtcaaacacacacacatattAGATGATCCTTTTGATGATCCTCCCCAGTTGTCTGAGTTGATTCCTGGTGCTTCCCCTGAAGGAAAACCAAAGGATGAG GTTGATGATGATGTTCGGCTTGAAGATGATTGGGTTCCCATGGATGAACAACTAGGTGCTTCGGAGCTTGAGGAGGTTCTCCGTGCAAAGGATGCCCATTCGAGTGCAGTTGTACTTGAAAGT ATTGGGGATATTCCTGATGCTGAAATTAAGCCTCCTGAGAATGTTCTATTTGTTTGTAAATTGAATCCAGTTACTGAA GATGAGGACTTGCATACTATATTTTCTCGTTTTGGAACCGTTGTATC GGCTGAGGTAATCCGTGATTATAAGACTGGAGACAGCTTATGCTATGCTTTCATTG AATTTGAGACCAACGAGGCATGTGAACAAGCATATTTCAAG ATGGATAATGCGTTGATTGATGACAGAAGGATACATGTGGATTTTAGTCAAAGTGTTGCAAAACTTTGGTCCCAATACAGGCGCAAGGATCAACAGAAGGGTAAAG GTGGAGGTTGTTTTAAATGTGGTGCTATTGATCACGTTGCTAAGGATTGTACTGGGGGACCCTCAACCCAGTTgcaaaattctaaatatattttaaaggatGAAAATGCACAGCATGGTGGAGATAATAGCTCAAG ATATGAGATGGTATTTGATGGGGATGCTCCTGAGACTCCTCAGCAAGGAAAAATGGATCTGTCCCATGAGTTTGATGGCAATGAGCGCAGATACAAAATAAACAGGAATAGTTCTCATACTATGGAGGGGAAAGACTTCAATGATAAGGATAAACAGAGAAACAGAAGTAGAGATTACAGAGCGGATATGAGCCGATCTGGTGGGTGGAGAGATGAGAAACATCTTAAAGATCAATTTGATGGAGAAAGGCATGTAGACAGACAAAGAGGAAGAGATGAGCAAAGTCACAGAAAGAGTAGTTCAAATATTCGCGGTGATGACCGGAGAGGTGATGCAGGTAACAGAAAGAGATATGCTGACGACAATAGTCCTCCAAATAGAAGACAAGATGAGCACAGAAAAAGAAGCCGTGATGATGATGCCTACACTGACAAGAAGGGTGAAAGTGATTATTTGAAGAAATATGCGGATAGTAACAGACGAGATTCGAGGAATGAGTCGAGTTACAGAAGAAGTGGTGCAAATGACCATGGCCATAAAGATCGGAGGGAAGAACGGACAGATAGGCACCGGAGAACTGAAAGTGATGATGATCATGATAGGGATAGAAGATGGCACCGGAGAACTGAAAGTGATGATGATCATGATAGGGATAAAAGAAGCCGAGGTGATAGGAAGAGATAG
- the LOC105768832 gene encoding putative inactive cadmium/zinc-transporting ATPase HMA3: MAANKKKLQRSYFDVLGLCCSSEVPLIENILKPLEGVKQVSVIVPTRTVIVVHDNLLVSQLQIVKALNQARLEANVRAHGEIKYQKKWPSPFAMACGLLLLISFFKYVYRPLQWVAVGAVVIGICPILLKGYAAITNFRLDINILMLIAVIGSIAMKDYTEAATIVFLFTIAEWLESRASHKATAVMSSLMSMSPQKAVIAESGEEVDVDEVKLNTVLAVKAGEVIPIDGIVVDGNCEVDEKTLTGESLPVSKQKDSTVWAGTINLNGYISVKTTAVAEDCVVAKMAKLVEEAQNSKSTTQRFIDKCAQFYTPAIIVVSVAIAVIPAAFRVHNLRHWFHLALVVLVSACPCALILSTPVASFCTLTKAATSGLLVKGGDYLEILSNIKITAFDKTGTLTRGEFVVTNFRSLCQDISFNSLLYWVSSIESKSSHPMAAALIEYGRSHSIEPKPETVEDYQNFPGEGIYGRIDGRDIYIGSRKVSVRAHGTAPNVEGNMMEGKTIGYVFCGATPAGIFSLSDACRTGAAEAVNELKSMGIKTAMLTGDNQAAAIHVQEQLGNSLDVIHADLLPQDKARIVEEFKKEGPTAMLGDGINDAPALATADIGISMGISGSALATETGHVILMSNDIRKIPKAIRLARKAHRKVIQNVILSISTKVAILALAFAGHPLVWAAVLADVGTCLLVIFNSMLLLHGTHKHAGKCSKSSAASHKDKQGCNTSHCHSSHNHEHSSIDKKVQKACEPQKCSSRSCASRCQSNPSNSDASSNSCGSNKCTESTGTREMKHCDQGSCNIVNHKIEAHNLPSKCCSSHGKLGEKHCHHSSNQQGTKADQCHSTCGGNHTDRQTLGTFVEHSCLESPKPEAHPYSNKCFTDYWESPHTAIDIPMNTSHETAQACMSVEKREMGGCCKSYMKECCGKHGHFRSGLTEIVTE, translated from the exons ATGGCTGCAAATAAGAAAAAACTGCAGAGGAGTTACTTCGACGTGTTGGGACTATGTTGTTCCTCTGAGGTTCCGCTGATAGAAAACATATTGAAACCCCTTGAAGGAGTGAAACAAGTATCTGTGATTGTTCCTACAAGAACTGTCATTGTTGTTCACGACAATCTCCTTGTGTCTCAGCTTCAAATTG tAAAGGCTCTAAATCAAGCAAGACTGGAAGCAAATGTGAGAGCACATGGGGAGATAAAGTACCAAAAGAAATGGCCAAGTCCTTTTGCAATGGCTTGTGGGTTGCTACTTTTGATATCGTTTTTCAAGTATGTCTACCGTCCTTTACAATGGGTGGCGGTGGGAGCGGTGGTTATTGGTATCTGCCCCATTCTTTTGAAGGGTTATGCTGCTATCACCAATTTCAGGCTGGATATCAACATTCTCATGCTAATAGCAg TGATAGGGAGCATTGCAATGAAAGACTACACTGAAGCTGCCACCATAGTCTTCCTCTTCACCATTGCGGAATGGCTTGAGTCAAGAGCAAGCCATAAG GCAACTGCTGTTATGTCGTCATTGATGAGTATGAGTCCTCAAAAAGCGGTCATTGCCGAGAGTGGAGAAGAAGTGGATGTGGATGAAGTCAAATTGAACACTGTCCTGGCTGTTAAGGCGGGTGAAGTCATACCCATTGATGGAATCGTTGTAGATGGGAATTGTGAAGTGGATGAGAAAACCCTCACCGGTGAATCGCTTCCTGTTTCCAAACAAAAGGACTCAACTGTCTGGGCTGGCACCATTAATTTAAATG GTTACATTAGTGTTAAAACTACTGCTGTGGCAGAAGACTGTGTAGTAGCTAAAATGGCAAAGCTGGTGGAAGAAGCTCAGAATAGCAAATCCACCACCCAAAGATTCATAGACAAATGTGCCCAGTTCTACACCCCag CAATTATAGTTGTATCAGTCGCCATCGCTGTGATTCCAGCTGCATTTAGAGTGCATAACCTTCGCCACTGGTTTCACTTGGCACTGGTCGTGTTGGTGAGTGCATGTCCATGTGCGCTTATACTTTCCACTCCTGTTGCCAGCTTTTGTACACTTACAAAAGCTGCAACATCGGGGCTTTTGGTTAAAGGGGGTGACTATCTCGAAATTCTTTCCAACATCAAGATCACAGCTTTTGATAAAACTGGTACACTTACCAGGGGTGAATTTGTTGTGACCAATTTTCGATCTCTCTGCCAAGATATAAGCTTCAATTCATTGCTTTACTG GGTTTCAAGCATAGAGAGTAAGTCAAGTCATCCAATGGCAGCTGCACTTATAGAATATGGAAGATCACATTCAATTGAACCAAAGCCTGAAACTGTGGAGGATTATCAAAATTTCCCTGGCGAAGGTATTTACGGGAGAATTGATGGAAGAGATATTTACATTGGGAGCAGAAAAGTATCAGTGAGAGCCCATGGAACAG CTCCGAATGTAGAAGGTAATATGATGGAAGGAAAGACCATTGGATATGTATTTTGTGGGGCAACCCCTGCTGGAATCTTCAGTCTTTCGGATGCTTGCCGAACTGGGGCTGCAGAAGCAGTAAATGAGCTCAAGTCAATGGGGATCAAGACTGCTATGCTTACAGGAGACAATCAAGCAGCAGCCATACATGTACAAGAACAG CTGGGGAATAGTCTAGATGTGATCCATGCAGACCTTCTTCCCCAAGACAAGGCAAGAATAGTTGAAGAGTTTAAGAAAGAGGGGCCAACAGCAATGCTTGGAGACGGCATCAATGATGCACCTGCACTTGCTACAGCTGATATTGGCATCTCAATGGGCATTTCGGGTTCAGCACTTGCAACAGAGACAGGTCATGTAATTCTCATGTCAAATGACATTAGAAAGATACCAAAAGCTATCCGACTCGCGAGAAAAGCTCATAGGAAAGTGATTCAGAACGTAATTTTGTCAATCAGTACTAAGGTGGCTATTCTTGCACTGGCATTTGCTGGTCATCCACTTGTATGGGCAGCTGTTCTTGCCGACGTTGGCACATGCTTGTTGGTGATCTTCAATAGCATGCTCCTTTTACACGGAACACACAAGCATGCTGGAAAATGTAGCAAATCTTCAGCTGCATCACATAAAGACAAGCAAGGATGTAACACCAgtcattgccattcatctcaTAACCATGAACATTCTAGTATAGACAAAAAGGTCCAAAAGGCATGTGAGCCCCAAAAATGTTCCTCCCGTAGCTGTGCCTCTAGATGTCAATCTAACCCTTCCAATTCAGATGCATCTTCAAATTCATGTGGGAGCAACAAATGTACAGAGTCAACAGGGACACGTGAAATGAAGCATTGTGACCAGGGAAGCTGTAACATAGTCAATCACAAGATTGAGGCTCACAATTTGCCCAGTAAATGTTGTTCAAGCCATGGCAAGTTAGGGGAAAAGCACTGCCATCATTCGTCTAATCAGCAAGGGACAAAAGCTGATCAGTGTCATTCCACTTGTGGTGGAAACCATACTGACCGTCAAACTTTAGGAACCTTTGTAGAGCATAGTTGTTTAGAGAGCCCGAAACCAGAGGCTCATCCTTATTCAAACAAGTGTTTTACAGATTATTGGGAGTCACCTCACACTGCCATAGACATTCCAATGAACACAAGCCATGAGACAGCGCAAGCTTGTATGAGTGTGGAGAAGAGAGAAATGGGTGGTTGTTGCAAGAGCTATATGAAAGAATGTTGTGGTAAGCACGGACATTTTAGATCTGGTTTAACAGAAATCGTCACTGAATAG